A genomic region of Rhodanobacter sp. contains the following coding sequences:
- a CDS encoding phosphoadenylyl-sulfate reductase — protein sequence MSTPGLPSDGNDVDALRALNRWLASQDAEARVGWMLAQVPGSHALSSSFGAQAAVSLHLLASRRPDMPVILIDTGYLFPETYQFVDTLTERLSLNLKVYRPLIGRAWAEARYGRQWEQGIEGLDRYNRIRKIEPMQRALAELGVQGWFAGLRRDQSRSRRAIDFVEWRQGRWKLHPIADWSDRDVGRYLQKHGLPYHPLWEQGYISIGDTHTTQRWEPGMDAEDTRFFGLKRECGLHEMP from the coding sequence ATGAGCACGCCCGGACTTCCCTCGGACGGCAACGATGTCGATGCGCTGCGCGCGCTCAACCGCTGGCTGGCCAGCCAGGACGCCGAGGCACGCGTGGGCTGGATGCTTGCGCAGGTGCCGGGTTCGCACGCGCTGTCGTCCAGCTTTGGCGCGCAAGCCGCGGTGTCCTTGCACCTGCTGGCCAGCCGGCGGCCGGACATGCCGGTGATCCTGATCGATACCGGTTACCTGTTCCCGGAGACCTACCAGTTCGTCGATACCCTGACCGAGCGCCTGTCGCTCAACCTCAAGGTGTACCGCCCGCTGATCGGCCGGGCCTGGGCCGAGGCGCGCTACGGCAGGCAGTGGGAACAGGGCATCGAGGGACTGGACCGCTACAACCGCATCCGCAAGATCGAACCGATGCAGCGGGCGCTGGCCGAGTTGGGCGTGCAGGGCTGGTTCGCCGGCCTGCGCCGCGACCAGTCGCGCAGCCGGCGCGCCATCGATTTCGTGGAATGGCGGCAGGGCCGCTGGAAGCTGCATCCGATTGCCGACTGGAGCGACCGCGACGTGGGCCGCTACCTGCAGAAGCACGGCTTGCCCTACCACCCGCTATGGGAGCAGGGCTACATCTCGATCGGCGACACCCACACCACGCAGCGCTGGGAGCCGGGCATGGATGCCGAGGACACCCGTTTCTTCGGGCTCAAGCGCGAATGCGGGCTGCACGAGATGCCGTGA
- the cysI gene encoding assimilatory sulfite reductase (NADPH) hemoprotein subunit produces MSSELERIKTASRFLRGTIVEGLADPVTGAISEDDNKLLKFHGSYQQDDRDLREERRKQKLEPAYSFMVRARLAGGVMSGAQWLAFDKIAADYASSGLRITTRQTFQWHGIIKRNLKPTIAAIDAALASTIAACGDVNRNVVCNANPVESRAHAAAYAWAAKLSEHLLPKTRAYHEIWLDGEKLVGEAAEAESEPLYGPTYLPRKFKIGLAIPPLNDSDVFAQDLGLIAILERGELVGFNVAIGGGMGATHGDPSTYPRLASVIGFVAPERLLALAEAIITVQRDWGNRAERKHARFKYTIDVRGLDAVKAEIEKRAGFALEAERPFRFDHNGDRYGWVEGHDGRWHLTLQVESGRLVDSEASRWLTGMREVARVHTGDLRLTCNQNLVIANVMAADRARIDAIVAAHGMDGYRRHSGIRRHAIACVALPTCSLAMAESERYLPQLLPKLEASLDRYGLLSTPILLRLSGCPNGCSRPYLGEIALVGRAPGRYDLRLAADFSGQRLNQTHRENVDEATLLDTLDGLFARYAAEREPCEHFGDFLLRAGVLKHRKIAAELVA; encoded by the coding sequence ATGTCTTCCGAACTCGAACGCATCAAGACCGCCAGCCGCTTCCTGCGCGGCACCATCGTCGAAGGGCTGGCCGATCCGGTCACCGGCGCGATCAGCGAGGACGACAACAAACTGCTGAAATTCCACGGCAGCTACCAGCAGGACGACCGCGACCTGCGCGAGGAGCGCCGCAAGCAGAAGCTGGAGCCGGCGTACTCCTTCATGGTGCGCGCCCGCCTGGCGGGCGGCGTGATGAGCGGGGCGCAGTGGCTGGCCTTCGACAAGATCGCCGCCGACTACGCTTCCAGTGGCCTGCGCATCACCACGCGGCAGACCTTCCAGTGGCACGGCATCATCAAGCGCAACCTGAAGCCGACCATCGCCGCGATCGACGCCGCGCTGGCCAGCACCATCGCCGCCTGCGGCGACGTCAACCGCAACGTGGTGTGCAACGCCAACCCGGTCGAGTCGCGTGCGCACGCGGCGGCCTACGCGTGGGCGGCGAAGTTGTCCGAGCATCTGCTGCCGAAGACGCGCGCCTATCACGAGATCTGGCTGGACGGCGAGAAGCTGGTGGGCGAAGCCGCCGAGGCGGAGAGCGAGCCGTTGTACGGCCCCACCTACCTCCCGCGCAAATTCAAGATCGGCCTGGCGATCCCGCCGCTCAACGACAGCGACGTGTTCGCGCAGGACCTGGGACTGATCGCGATACTCGAACGCGGCGAGCTGGTCGGTTTCAACGTGGCCATCGGCGGCGGCATGGGCGCCACGCACGGCGATCCGAGTACGTACCCGCGCCTTGCCAGCGTGATCGGCTTCGTTGCGCCGGAACGGCTGCTCGCGCTGGCCGAGGCGATCATCACGGTGCAGCGCGACTGGGGCAATCGCGCGGAACGCAAGCATGCGCGCTTCAAGTACACCATCGATGTGCGCGGGCTGGATGCCGTCAAGGCGGAGATCGAAAAGCGCGCCGGTTTCGCGCTGGAAGCGGAGCGTCCGTTCCGTTTCGACCACAACGGCGACCGCTACGGCTGGGTGGAGGGCCACGACGGCCGCTGGCACCTCACCCTGCAGGTGGAGTCCGGCCGGCTGGTGGACAGCGAAGCTTCGCGCTGGCTCACCGGCATGCGCGAGGTCGCGCGCGTGCACACGGGCGACCTCCGGCTCACCTGCAACCAGAACCTCGTCATCGCCAACGTGATGGCGGCGGATCGCGCGCGCATCGACGCCATCGTCGCTGCGCACGGCATGGACGGCTATCGTCGCCACAGCGGCATCCGCCGCCACGCCATCGCCTGCGTGGCCTTGCCCACCTGCAGCCTGGCGATGGCCGAGAGCGAACGCTACCTGCCGCAACTGTTGCCGAAGCTGGAAGCTTCGCTGGATCGCTACGGCCTGCTGTCCACGCCTATCCTGCTGCGCCTGTCCGGTTGCCCGAACGGCTGCTCGCGGCCCTATCTCGGCGAAATCGCCCTGGTGGGGCGCGCTCCCGGCCGTTACGACCTGCGCCTGGCGGCGGATTTCAGCGGCCAGCGGCTCAATCAGACCCATCGCGAGAACGTGGACGAGGCGACCCTGCTCGACACGCTGGATGGCTTGTTCGCCCGCTATGCCGCCGAGCGCGAGCCGTGCGAGCACTTCGGCGATTTCCTGTTGCGCGCCGGCGTGCTGAAGCACCGGAAGATCGCCGCGGAGCTGGTGGCATGA
- a CDS encoding assimilatory sulfite reductase (NADPH) flavoprotein subunit, which translates to MSRPHKHMPTSVFLPRAALHSMCARRLDVQKENDVSAATRPILPTPTLAAERLALLSRLTDGLPPADLYWISAWTAALAAQATRVALPASASVEAANAATVERLTVLYGSQTGNSRRVAERLAERAGAAGLNVRLLRTGAYPLRELAQERHLALVISSQGDGDPPDDAIGFVEFLTGKRAPRLPQLQFAVMGLGDSSYPQFCAVSRRLDARFAELGAQRFAVLGEADVDFEAPSAGWSDGVLEKARETLGAPSAPAANLRAVALHAVDGALHSREKPYAAEVLDNQRIVSRDSVREVRHIELSLQGSGLRYEPGDALGVWPHNPPALVDDYLRLLRLDGEQEVAHDGRRLPLARWLTQERELTKLSRPLLAAHAAASGDAALARVLEPEQRDALARLLDTHQPIDLLRRHPVHWDAEQLVAALRPLTPRLYSIASSPKAVGEDEVHLTVARVNYRAHGSEHVGAASSFLAAAGDDARVPVFVEANERFRLPGDAGRDIIMIGPGTGVAPFRAFVQERQAVGAAGRNWLFFGNRHFAQDFLYQAEWQQALKDGALHRLDLAFSRDGAAKTYVQHRIREHGRELYAWLREGAHLYVCGDATHMAKDVHEALAEVAVAHGGLSVEDARAWLNGLLQEGRYARDVY; encoded by the coding sequence ATGAGCCGCCCGCATAAGCACATGCCCACAAGTGTTTTCTTGCCTCGTGCCGCGCTGCATAGCATGTGTGCAAGACGTCTGGACGTCCAAAAGGAAAACGACGTGAGCGCTGCCACCCGACCGATTCTGCCGACGCCGACGCTTGCCGCGGAACGGCTGGCGCTGCTGAGTCGGCTCACCGACGGCTTGCCGCCGGCCGACCTGTACTGGATCTCGGCGTGGACGGCCGCGTTGGCGGCGCAGGCCACGCGCGTGGCGCTGCCCGCGTCTGCGTCCGTCGAGGCAGCCAACGCAGCCACGGTCGAGCGGCTCACGGTGCTCTACGGCAGCCAGACCGGCAATTCACGCCGCGTGGCCGAACGCCTGGCCGAGCGTGCCGGCGCCGCCGGCCTGAACGTTCGGTTGTTGCGCACGGGCGCCTATCCGCTGCGCGAACTCGCGCAGGAGCGGCATCTCGCCCTGGTCATCAGCAGCCAGGGCGACGGCGATCCGCCGGACGACGCCATCGGCTTCGTCGAATTCCTTACTGGCAAACGCGCCCCCAGGTTGCCGCAACTCCAGTTCGCCGTGATGGGGCTGGGCGATTCCAGCTATCCGCAGTTCTGCGCGGTGAGCCGCCGGCTGGATGCGCGCTTCGCCGAACTGGGCGCGCAGCGCTTCGCCGTGCTGGGCGAGGCCGACGTGGATTTCGAGGCGCCCAGCGCCGGCTGGAGCGACGGCGTGCTGGAGAAGGCGCGCGAAACGCTGGGCGCACCGTCGGCGCCCGCGGCGAACCTGCGGGCGGTGGCGCTGCACGCGGTGGACGGTGCGCTGCACAGCCGCGAGAAGCCCTACGCCGCCGAGGTGCTGGACAACCAGCGCATCGTTTCGCGCGACAGCGTGCGCGAGGTGCGTCACATCGAACTCTCATTGCAGGGTTCGGGCCTGCGCTACGAGCCCGGCGATGCGCTGGGCGTGTGGCCGCACAATCCGCCGGCACTGGTGGACGACTACCTGCGCCTGCTGCGTCTCGACGGCGAACAGGAGGTGGCGCACGACGGCCGCCGCCTGCCGTTGGCGCGTTGGCTGACGCAGGAGCGCGAGCTGACCAAGCTCAGCCGTCCGTTGCTGGCCGCGCATGCCGCCGCCAGCGGCGACGCGGCGCTGGCGCGCGTGCTGGAGCCGGAACAGCGCGACGCGCTGGCCCGCCTGCTCGACACCCACCAGCCCATCGACCTACTGCGCCGCCATCCGGTGCATTGGGACGCGGAGCAACTGGTAGCCGCATTGCGCCCGCTCACGCCGCGGCTGTATTCGATCGCCTCCAGCCCGAAGGCGGTGGGCGAGGACGAGGTGCACCTCACCGTGGCGCGGGTGAACTACCGCGCGCACGGCAGCGAACATGTCGGCGCCGCTTCGTCCTTCCTCGCCGCGGCGGGCGACGATGCACGCGTGCCGGTGTTCGTGGAGGCGAACGAGCGCTTCCGTCTGCCGGGCGATGCCGGCCGCGACATCATCATGATCGGGCCGGGCACCGGCGTGGCGCCGTTCCGTGCCTTCGTGCAGGAGCGCCAGGCGGTGGGCGCCGCCGGGCGCAACTGGCTGTTCTTCGGCAACCGCCATTTCGCGCAGGATTTCCTCTACCAGGCCGAATGGCAGCAGGCGCTCAAGGACGGCGCGCTGCACCGCCTCGACCTTGCGTTCTCGCGCGACGGCGCGGCCAAGACCTACGTGCAGCACAGGATCAGGGAACACGGCCGCGAACTGTACGCGTGGCTGCGCGAGGGCGCGCACCTCTACGTCTGCGGCGACGCCACGCACATGGCCAAGGACGTGCACGAGGCGCTGGCCGAAGTCGCCGTCGCGCACGGCGGTCTGTCGGTAGAGGATGCCCGCGCCTGGTTGAACGGGCTGCTGCAGGAAGGGCGCTACGCGCGCGATGTGTACTGA